The Chaetodon auriga isolate fChaAug3 chromosome 20, fChaAug3.hap1, whole genome shotgun sequence genome contains the following window.
tctctcttttctttgcaaatCCAGCAGAGAGACCAGGGAACCAGAGTGGTCGGGATCAAAAGGGCAAATGCACTTTTACcaaaagacaggaagtagaaaGTCACAAGATTATCAGAGGAAAATGTCCATccgtccagcagctgcagcaggaacaaaGAGACGAAAATACATCCCGCCTTGAAGCTGGTGCTCGATTTCTTCCTCTTGGTCTCGGTGTAGAGGGGCGAGTGCAGGCCCAGGCCCAGGCCAAACAGGGTGCCCATGTTACGCAGGAGGCTGGCGAAGGGGGTGGTGTCCAGGTGGACCCACTCGGGCCTCACGCACCACTTCTGGGCTTTCTCCATGGTCCACAGCAGGTCCACGCCCACAGCTTTGAGCAGGAGGTAGAAGCCAACAGCGAAGGAGGTCAAGAAGAGGGTGGTGTAGAAGTATTTCTTCATGGTGGCGCTGTAGATCCATTTCTCCTTTGAGACGACCTCAGCGACAAGAACACCTGACACAAAACCAGAGAACATGGCAACCGGGACATGTCTGCAAAGCCCAGTGGGCCAGTAGAGAGACCACATCCACTCAAAATGTAGCCTTAACTCtcccaaaaaacaaactttcatcAGTACAAAATGGATCAATATTTGGCCAGACTAACCTGTGATGACCCCAGCAATGACCTGGTGTGGGAAGTGGGCCGCCATGTAGACCCTGGACATGCAGACCACCAGCTCCACCAGGCCCATCAGCACCCACAGGCCCACCTGCAAGAATCTAACAGAGAGTGAATGCTGGACATGAGTGCACAGGGATGCAAGGCGTAGAAAGAAATGGATGACTGTGTCACCGCAGACTCACTTGTATAACAAAGGGGGGCATCGCTTCTCTTTTGCTATGGAGAGCGTCGCTGTTACCATCACATACCAGACGCCGGCTGCACCCATAGCATGACCTGAAGGGCTTCCTGCAACCAACAGGCGTTATCAACTACAGCTTCATCCCCAGAGATGCAGTTTCAAAGCAATGAAGGTCGCATGATTTTCTGTCCAGATTTATTGTggttattttaaaatgaaagcaggaaGCATCACTTTATATGTTATTTAGACAAATCAAGAACATATATGCAGTGGTGATGcgaagtactaataccacactggaAAAATACTCAGTCATGCCTTGATAATATTACTTAAATATGTGTATAAAACCTGTTCCGTGTGACTGTTATACTGCTATATATTATATAAGGTTATTAGTACTCATGCACGATTTGTAAGCAGAATTTTACTGTTGCAGCTGGTCGGTGGGGCTAATTAATATTTAACTACTTTATGTAAGACCGcaactaattattattttcagaaaaacactgcagaaagaagacactgaaacagttgaaataatttggaggaaaaagcagcaaattgtcatatttgagaagaactatttggcatttttacaaATGAGTTTAAGGATTATCAAatataatcatttcagctgtactCATATGTATTGTTGGGTATTTTAATATAGAAAAGTGTCATATCTTATAAGCTCTTCATATGTTTTGCGTGCAAAAATGTGTAATCTAACTATTAAGTGAAGCTGCCAAATAATTGAGgagtaaaaactacaatatttcCCTGTGAAATGCAGTagagtaaaagtataaagtagcaggTTTGCACACAGGAAAGCAAACTGCAGCATATGCAATCGTCAGAAAGGAGTCATTTTATGATCCAAACTGACATTTCTTagatgaaaagataaaaaaatcACTACAAAAGGCCAAAGGTGGTGGAGTTTATAACCCAGTTATCACCTCTGAGAAGATATTCATTCAAAGAAAGCCATGTGCACCTGCCAAACACTGTAAATATGATCTGTCGGTGAGGCGCTTCAGTGTTAACCAGGCTGATAGTTCACTGTGCCAGAGACGCCATCCTGCCTCATGAACTGTACCTGGTCCGGTCTCACAAGTGATGGgaaactgctgcagagagggggCCGGTCCCGCTCCATAGAACCGGGTCTCGTGAACCCACCAGTACGGCCTCTCCCCAAACAGAACCCTGCCGTGCACAAACCAAGACACTCAAAACGCAACCGCTCTCTCTTTACTTGTTTCGACCGATTTCACTGTCACATTCAAACCGGTTACCATTTCAGGACCAAGTTGAGCCAGTCTCCGAGGACCGCCACCCAGATGAGCCTGAGCCCCGTGTCCCTCCGCAGGTGGAACCAGACCgggaagaagcagaagaacGCGGTGTGCAGGTCGGCCACCGTGGACGCCAGGCTGAACAGGCCCTCGTGGCTGCTGTATGTGGTCTGCAGATGGACCGCCAGCTCGACCCCCCAGCTGTGGAGCAGATCCATGATATCACAGCCTCGGCCTGAGGATGATGCACCGAGTCTGGGgtgttctgtctttttttgcctctctcctctgccgCTGTGTGAGCCCCGTTGGACTTTACTCAAGGCTAGCACATTTGTTTGCCTTTGGGATGGAGAGACAGGTTCTCTAACCTTTACCCCCCTGAGGCCCCTCTGCTAAAATCCTaggaaaacctttttttctctGATTATTCAAATGAAGACTGTTTGAGCCAGCTGCTTGTGAAATCCATTGATCCTGGCTCACGCTTTGTCCGCTGTGTCCCATGGATGGAGTGCATCCTTTGTTTCCTCCTGCAGAAGAAATGACCTTCGAAACAAGATGAAATATGAGCTTCACTGCCAGACCCGTTAGTCATGACGGAGCAGTAACTTGTACACGACCTCTaacctttttcccttttttatcACCGACTATCTCCTCAGCTTCTACTCAGTCAAAACCCAATCATTTAATCATTGATCTTCTTATGTAACGTACATTTCCTTCAGCAGCGTGTCCCACCAAATCATCAGAAACACAATTGCATAACTGAGAAATTATTACTCAGcggctgtgtgaatgtgaaagtcAGCTTTAGCCTGAACTAAAGCATCTGAGTGAGTTATTTTCTCTTAGAAATTAAGAGCCGAtagctgatttttaaaaatattttgcagTTTAATGAAAAGCTAATGTTATTCTGCAGCTTGTTTGTCACCCAATCTCTTGTTTAATTTGGGTCACACTTGTGAAACACATCCGTCAGTCGACCggcttcctctctgtgctgcgTACAGTGAGAAAGATACTGATTGACGTCTTGTTTTCCCGCTATCTTTCCAGCTTGTTTGTGTGGCAGAGCTCCCAAACTCTCCTGAAACCCAGTGTTTTATTACACATGTGCAAGGTCCAAAGATCAACGTGAGCATGCGTTTGGGTGGTGGGTCCCTCCGGTATAAAACAACCAGCTGTCTTACTGATAGTAGCAGTTAGTTTTTACTCCCTCTCACATCAGCAGACTGAGTTTCTCGCTCTCTCGAGGCTAAGATGAATGCTATCATGGACGCCATGCAGGGCTTTGGGGTGAGCACCACCCGCTACCTGCAGACCAACTACCAGGACGCCCAGGGCCTGTTTCTCTGGGTCTCCTGGGCTGCAGACCTCAGGAACaccttcttcattttcttcccGCTTTGGTTCCACCTGCGGCCTTCAGTGGGCATTAAGCTCATCTGGGTGGCCGTGATCGGAGACTGGCTTAACTTGGTGTTCAAATGGTGGGTAGATCTTTGAAGTGGAAGCTTTTGAGCGGAGTCACCTGAAATGTCCTTAAGACTGTAACCGAGTGCTTGTTTCTGTTGTCTTCTTCAGGATCCTGTTTGGGGAGAGGCCTTACTGGTGGGTCCATGAGACGGATCACTATGCACACACAGTTCGTCCTCACATCGAGCAGTATCCCATGACCTGTGAGACTGGGCCAGGTGAGAAACACTGgagggttagggtcagggttagggttaggctcATTGTTGAGCTACTGGGCCCCTCTTAACCCCccagtcctccctctctccctgcagtgAATGCAGTTATTCCTGGGATTTAACATGCTGTGTCTAATCAGTTTACCTGTTTGA
Protein-coding sequences here:
- the g6pc1a.1 gene encoding glucose-6-phosphatase a, catalytic subunit, tandem duplicate 1 isoform X2 — encoded protein: MDLLHSWGVELAVHLQTTYSSHEGLFSLASTVADLHTAFFCFFPVWFHLRRDTGLRLIWVAVLGDWLNLVLKWVLFGERPYWWVHETRFYGAGPAPSLQQFPITCETGPGTHSLSVRFLQVGLWVLMGLVELVVCMSRVYMAAHFPHQVIAGVITGVLVAEVVSKEKWIYSATMKKYFYTTLFLTSFAVGFYLLLKAVGVDLLWTMEKAQKWCVRPEWVHLDTTPFASLLRNMGTLFGLGLGLHSPLYTETKRKKSSTSFKAGCIFVSLFLLQLLDGWTFSSDNLVTFYFLSFGKSAFALLIPTTLVPWSLCWICKEKREDKNL
- the g6pc1a.1 gene encoding glucose-6-phosphatase a, catalytic subunit, tandem duplicate 1 isoform X1 produces the protein MDLLHSWGVELAVHLQTTYSSHEGLFSLASTVADLHTAFFCFFPVWFHLRRDTGLRLIWVAVLGDWLNLVLKWVLFGERPYWWVHETRFYGAGPAPSLQQFPITCETGPGSPSGHAMGAAGVWYVMVTATLSIAKEKRCPPLLYKFLQVGLWVLMGLVELVVCMSRVYMAAHFPHQVIAGVITGVLVAEVVSKEKWIYSATMKKYFYTTLFLTSFAVGFYLLLKAVGVDLLWTMEKAQKWCVRPEWVHLDTTPFASLLRNMGTLFGLGLGLHSPLYTETKRKKSSTSFKAGCIFVSLFLLQLLDGWTFSSDNLVTFYFLSFGKSAFALLIPTTLVPWSLCWICKEKREDKNL